One stretch of Anolis carolinensis isolate JA03-04 chromosome 3, rAnoCar3.1.pri, whole genome shotgun sequence DNA includes these proteins:
- the bche gene encoding cholinesterase isoform X3, translated as MECGQSRIFLWFLLLYMFVKKVIPEDDTIIDTKNGRVKGVTLPVLGGTVTAFFGIPYAVPPIGRLRFRKPQPQEKWNGVWNASKYANSCFQIIDDTFPGFIGSEMWNPNTDLNEDCLYLNIWVPSPKPKNTTVMVWIYGGAFQSGTSSLNVYDGKFLARVERVIVVSMNYRLGAFGFLALPGNEEAPGNAGLFDQRLALQWIQDNIVAFGGNPKSVTLFGESAGAGCISYHMLSPQSHPLFTRAILQSGAGNAPWGVILPSEARRRTLALAQLLHCTSSNETEIISCLQNKDPQDILDKQVSVLKHSAILELYFTPVVDNDFLADTPAALLRSGKFKQTQILMGVNKDEGAPFLAYGAPGFNKDNSLINETEFWACLRLTFPETQEIGLEAVAFHYTDWEEEQDPFRYRNVMGEILGDYNFICPVLEFLKYFIKTGNSAFLYFFEHRSSKLAWPEWMGVPHGYEIEFVFGLPLERRVNYTKAEETLSRSILKYWATFAKTGKY; from the coding sequence ATGGAGTGTGGCCAATCAAGAATTTTTCTGTGGTTTCTTTTGCTCTATATGTTTGTCAAGAAGGTGATCCCTGAAGATGACACAATAATTGACACTAAGAATGGAAGAGTTAAAGGGGTTACTTTACCTGTGCTTGGCGGGACAGTAACTGCCTTTTTTGGAATTCCTTATGCAGTGCCTCCTATTGGTCGGCTCCGGTTCAGGAAACCACAACCTCAAGAAAAATGGAATGGGGTCTGGAATGCCAGCAAATATGCAAACTCTTGTTTTCAGATCATTGATGATACTTTCCCTGGATTCATAGGATCAGAAATGTGGAACCCAAACACAGACCTCAATGAAGATTGTCTCTACCTCAACATTTGGGTTCCTTCTCCCAAACCTAAAAATACAACTGTCATGGTGTGGATCTATGGGGGTGCATTCCAGTCTGGGACATCCTCTTTGAATGTTTATGATGGCAAGTTTCTAGCCCGAGTAGAAAGAGTTATTGTTGTTTCAATGAATTATAGGTTAGGAGCCTTTGGATTTTTGGCTTTGCCAGGAAATGAAGAAGCTCCTGGAAATGCAGGATTGTTTGACCAACGGCTGGCACTTCAGTGGATCCAGGACAACATAGTAGCCTTTGGCGGGAATCCTAAAAGTGTGACATTATTTGGAGAAAGTGCTGGAGCAGGTTGTATCAGCTACCATATGCTTTCTCCTCAAAGTCATCCTCTCTTCACTAGAGCAATCTTACAGAGTGGAGCCGGAAATGCCCCATGGGGTGTAATCCTTCCCTCTGAAGCTAGGCGGAGAACGCTGGCTCTAGCCCAACTCCTTCACTGTACAAGCAGCAATGAAACAGAGATAATTTCTTGTCTTCAGAACAAAGATCCTCAGGATATCCTTGACAAACAAGTGTCTGTCTTAAAACACAGTGCCATTTTGGAGCTCTATTTCACTCCAGTAGTTGACAATGACTTTCTTGCTGACACACCAGCTGCACTGCTGAGGAGTGGAAAATTCAAACAAACCCAGATCTTGATGGGAGTGAACAAAGATGAAGGTGCACCTTTTCTTGCCTATGGAGCCCCAGGCTTCAACAAAGACAACAGCCTTATCAATGAAACAGAATTCTGGGCATGTTTGAGGTTAACCTTTCCAGAAACACAGGAAATTGGGCTGGAAGCTGTTGCTTTTCACTATACTGACTGGGAAGAGGAGCAGGACCCATTCAGATATCGCAATGTAATGGGTGAGATCCTTGGGGATTACAATTTCATCTGCCCTGTGCTTGAGTTCTTAAAATATTTCATCAAGACAGGGAACAGTGCTTTCTTATACTTCTTTGAGCATAGGTCTTCCAAACTTGCTTGGCCAGAATGGATGGGAGTTCCACATGGTTATGAAATAGAGTTTGTATTTGGACTACCTTTAGAGAGAAGAGTTAATTATACGAAAGCAGAGGAAACACTGAGTAGATCTATTCTGAAATATTGGGCAACTTTTGCAAAAACTGG
- the bche gene encoding cholinesterase isoform X2 yields MECGQSRIFLWFLLLYMFVKKVIPEDDTIIDTKNGRVKGVTLPVLGGTVTAFFGIPYAVPPIGRLRFRKPQPQEKWNGVWNASKYANSCFQIIDDTFPGFIGSEMWNPNTDLNEDCLYLNIWVPSPKPKNTTVMVWIYGGAFQSGTSSLNVYDGKFLARVERVIVVSMNYRLGAFGFLALPGNEEAPGNAGLFDQRLALQWIQDNIVAFGGNPKSVTLFGESAGAGCISYHMLSPQSHPLFTRAILQSGAGNAPWGVILPSEARRRTLALAQLLHCTSSNETEIISCLQNKDPQDILDKQVSVLKHSAILELYFTPVVDNDFLADTPAALLRSGKFKQTQILMGVNKDEGAPFLAYGAPGFNKDNSLINETEFWACLRLTFPETQEIGLEAVAFHYTDWEEEQDPFRYRNVMGEILGDYNFICPVLEFLKYFIKTGNSAFLYFFEHRSSKLAWPEWMGVPHGYEIEFVFGLPLERRVNYTKAEETLSRSILKYWATFAKTGNAINTCSFLWNSSDVASKQLHQLGSLVLSKF; encoded by the exons ATGGAGTGTGGCCAATCAAGAATTTTTCTGTGGTTTCTTTTGCTCTATATGTTTGTCAAGAAGGTGATCCCTGAAGATGACACAATAATTGACACTAAGAATGGAAGAGTTAAAGGGGTTACTTTACCTGTGCTTGGCGGGACAGTAACTGCCTTTTTTGGAATTCCTTATGCAGTGCCTCCTATTGGTCGGCTCCGGTTCAGGAAACCACAACCTCAAGAAAAATGGAATGGGGTCTGGAATGCCAGCAAATATGCAAACTCTTGTTTTCAGATCATTGATGATACTTTCCCTGGATTCATAGGATCAGAAATGTGGAACCCAAACACAGACCTCAATGAAGATTGTCTCTACCTCAACATTTGGGTTCCTTCTCCCAAACCTAAAAATACAACTGTCATGGTGTGGATCTATGGGGGTGCATTCCAGTCTGGGACATCCTCTTTGAATGTTTATGATGGCAAGTTTCTAGCCCGAGTAGAAAGAGTTATTGTTGTTTCAATGAATTATAGGTTAGGAGCCTTTGGATTTTTGGCTTTGCCAGGAAATGAAGAAGCTCCTGGAAATGCAGGATTGTTTGACCAACGGCTGGCACTTCAGTGGATCCAGGACAACATAGTAGCCTTTGGCGGGAATCCTAAAAGTGTGACATTATTTGGAGAAAGTGCTGGAGCAGGTTGTATCAGCTACCATATGCTTTCTCCTCAAAGTCATCCTCTCTTCACTAGAGCAATCTTACAGAGTGGAGCCGGAAATGCCCCATGGGGTGTAATCCTTCCCTCTGAAGCTAGGCGGAGAACGCTGGCTCTAGCCCAACTCCTTCACTGTACAAGCAGCAATGAAACAGAGATAATTTCTTGTCTTCAGAACAAAGATCCTCAGGATATCCTTGACAAACAAGTGTCTGTCTTAAAACACAGTGCCATTTTGGAGCTCTATTTCACTCCAGTAGTTGACAATGACTTTCTTGCTGACACACCAGCTGCACTGCTGAGGAGTGGAAAATTCAAACAAACCCAGATCTTGATGGGAGTGAACAAAGATGAAGGTGCACCTTTTCTTGCCTATGGAGCCCCAGGCTTCAACAAAGACAACAGCCTTATCAATGAAACAGAATTCTGGGCATGTTTGAGGTTAACCTTTCCAGAAACACAGGAAATTGGGCTGGAAGCTGTTGCTTTTCACTATACTGACTGGGAAGAGGAGCAGGACCCATTCAGATATCGCAATGTAATGGGTGAGATCCTTGGGGATTACAATTTCATCTGCCCTGTGCTTGAGTTCTTAAAATATTTCATCAAGACAGGGAACAGTGCTTTCTTATACTTCTTTGAGCATAGGTCTTCCAAACTTGCTTGGCCAGAATGGATGGGAGTTCCACATGGTTATGAAATAGAGTTTGTATTTGGACTACCTTTAGAGAGAAGAGTTAATTATACGAAAGCAGAGGAAACACTGAGTAGATCTATTCTGAAATATTGGGCAACTTTTGCAAAAACTGG GAATGCCATTAACACTTGTTCCTTCCTTTGGAATTCTTCAGATGTTGCATCCAAACAGCTACATCAGCTTGGAAGTTTGGTTTTATCCAAATTCTAA